Proteins co-encoded in one Psychromonas sp. L1A2 genomic window:
- a CDS encoding GNAT family N-acetyltransferase, with protein MMLYSYTERLALTGFLNALLNEWKEYEKNKQEITITSSEGTLVLSLLHDSLVQRFSFKWPAKIRDQGREKDIGFQQVVVFICNHPSIQNSYSQHQINAFKEQVFASEQHMADVMTHRKSKTSIDGFIAAEQSLIGGHNLHPASKAHQGWSQQQAQQFSPDYAGEFALHWYFVKKELIAGESAYTQDINPEDSLSELLLQSYQDADIKLPVPVGFVPYPVHPHQAEVLANNVIIQQYFDEGSIVDLNKQGRTWRATSSTRALWQSESRWMLKFSLAVKLTNSIRHLSPIELSRGVLFQQVSNELAGAEFKQRFPQFNVLQEPAWCGLRSVSGELLLDSLFCWRENRYLTGKETTVTLAAMTQESQDGKNPIVNLVSELAEDRNISTSIASKMWFEHFLENVIKPVAVARSDYGLVLLAHQQNLLVTLAGYLPVGGGFRDCQGTGYTDTALKRFPLLAANPPAYFVESEAVNEYFSYYLILNSLNSVVAALSTQLSDDDSQGLLRISQQFFSQLSQHSFCDRSFYSYLLTSEQLKIKGNFFCFLGIDNETELKDPSKIYQGVNNPYRLLKDEKTRLTYKPILFNAADPAEQKTGLNLTFKQSGKQLTIESNWQQWQLEWHVSGEGCHQLCKLNEAQSQMPSYSEAVSAGLVTDSKMSPKQWFNVLEYYFSGLISPTIEEKQSLNQCIFIDQQVWEDLTDVEVPSWANVLSGQVILKRNHFFQFAGIWAKSQSSSLSEITDEQFIEADNGSYHPIRPAQPEGVWYQRYIYPLQRVISFKCIDVDQDLTIFNDWHNTPNISRMWELAGDLETHRDYINKQTNDDHTMAVVGYFDGVPFGYFEVYWAAEDRLGPYYDYQPYDRGVHMLVGNKLFLGHKNFVNWAAAILHACFIDEDKTLHIMGEPRADNHHVVRITKNIGMVKLKEFDFPHKRSALMCCERNRFFNSFI; from the coding sequence ATGATGCTGTATAGCTATACAGAACGATTAGCATTGACTGGTTTTCTCAATGCATTATTAAATGAGTGGAAGGAGTATGAAAAAAATAAACAAGAAATTACCATTACCAGTTCTGAAGGTACGTTAGTTTTATCTTTATTACATGACTCATTAGTACAGCGATTCAGCTTTAAGTGGCCAGCTAAAATACGCGATCAAGGTAGAGAGAAAGACATCGGCTTCCAACAAGTTGTTGTGTTTATTTGTAACCATCCAAGTATTCAGAATAGCTATAGCCAACATCAAATTAATGCATTTAAAGAACAAGTATTTGCTAGTGAGCAACACATGGCAGATGTTATGACTCATCGTAAAAGCAAGACAAGTATTGACGGCTTTATTGCAGCTGAACAGAGTTTAATTGGCGGGCATAATTTACACCCAGCCAGTAAAGCACACCAAGGTTGGTCTCAGCAACAAGCTCAACAATTTAGCCCCGATTATGCCGGTGAGTTTGCTTTGCATTGGTATTTTGTAAAAAAAGAACTCATTGCAGGGGAAAGTGCTTATACACAAGATATAAACCCTGAAGATTCCCTCTCTGAATTATTACTGCAAAGTTATCAAGATGCTGATATTAAACTGCCTGTTCCCGTTGGTTTTGTTCCTTATCCTGTTCACCCTCACCAAGCAGAAGTACTGGCTAATAATGTCATTATTCAGCAGTATTTTGATGAAGGTTCGATTGTTGATTTGAATAAACAGGGCAGAACTTGGCGAGCCACTTCTTCAACGCGTGCATTATGGCAATCAGAAAGTCGTTGGATGTTAAAGTTTTCTTTAGCGGTGAAATTAACTAACTCTATTCGCCACTTATCTCCAATTGAGTTGTCTCGCGGCGTACTCTTTCAACAAGTCAGTAATGAATTAGCAGGGGCGGAATTTAAACAACGTTTTCCCCAATTTAATGTTTTACAAGAACCTGCATGGTGTGGGTTAAGAAGTGTTAGTGGTGAATTGTTATTAGACAGTTTATTTTGTTGGCGTGAAAATCGCTATTTAACCGGCAAAGAAACCACTGTTACATTGGCAGCAATGACCCAAGAAAGCCAAGATGGAAAAAATCCTATTGTTAACTTAGTGTCTGAACTAGCCGAAGATCGCAATATATCGACATCAATAGCCAGTAAAATGTGGTTTGAACACTTTTTAGAAAATGTCATTAAACCCGTTGCTGTTGCTCGAAGTGATTATGGTTTAGTGTTGTTGGCCCACCAACAAAACTTGCTAGTGACATTAGCTGGGTATTTGCCCGTTGGTGGGGGTTTTAGGGATTGCCAAGGAACGGGTTATACCGATACTGCATTAAAACGTTTTCCACTACTCGCCGCTAATCCGCCTGCTTATTTTGTAGAAAGTGAGGCAGTTAATGAATATTTCAGTTATTACTTAATTTTGAATTCACTAAACAGTGTAGTGGCCGCATTATCAACACAATTATCTGATGATGATAGCCAAGGGTTATTGCGTATTAGCCAGCAATTTTTTAGTCAACTTTCGCAACATAGTTTTTGTGACCGATCATTTTATTCCTATTTATTAACCTCAGAACAATTGAAAATTAAAGGTAACTTTTTTTGTTTCTTAGGCATCGATAATGAAACTGAGTTGAAAGATCCCAGTAAAATTTATCAGGGGGTAAATAATCCTTATCGTTTACTAAAAGATGAAAAAACGCGATTAACTTACAAACCTATTTTGTTTAATGCAGCAGATCCTGCAGAACAAAAAACCGGATTAAACTTAACATTTAAGCAATCAGGTAAACAACTAACCATTGAATCGAATTGGCAACAATGGCAATTAGAATGGCATGTCAGTGGAGAAGGTTGCCATCAATTATGCAAGCTGAATGAAGCACAGTCTCAAATGCCATCTTATTCAGAAGCAGTTTCTGCTGGCTTAGTAACAGATTCTAAAATGTCACCAAAACAATGGTTTAATGTACTTGAGTATTATTTTTCAGGCTTAATTTCCCCAACGATTGAAGAGAAGCAAAGTCTTAATCAATGTATCTTTATTGATCAACAAGTCTGGGAAGATTTGACTGATGTTGAGGTGCCAAGTTGGGCTAACGTATTATCTGGTCAAGTTATTCTAAAACGGAATCACTTTTTCCAGTTTGCAGGTATTTGGGCGAAGAGCCAGTCCTCATCACTCTCTGAAATAACAGATGAACAGTTTATTGAAGCTGATAATGGAAGTTATCATCCGATACGACCAGCACAACCTGAAGGTGTTTGGTACCAACGTTACATTTACCCATTACAGCGTGTTATTAGCTTCAAGTGTATTGATGTTGACCAAGATTTAACGATTTTTAATGATTGGCATAACACTCCGAATATTTCACGTATGTGGGAACTAGCAGGTGATCTAGAAACTCATCGCGACTATATCAATAAGCAAACTAATGACGACCATACAATGGCGGTTGTTGGTTATTTTGATGGTGTACCTTTTGGATATTTTGAAGTGTATTGGGCAGCAGAAGATCGCTTGGGACCTTATTATGACTATCAACCTTATGACCGTGGTGTTCACATGTTGGTGGGTAATAAACTATTCCTAGGACATAAAAACTTCGTTAATTGGGCTGCTGCAATATTACATGCTTGTTTTATCGATGAGGATAAAACGCTGCATATAATGGGAGAACCTAGAGCCGATAATCATCATGTTGTGCGTATTACCAAAAATATCGGCATGGTTAAGCTCAAAGAGTTTGATTTTCCACATAAACGATCTGCTTTGATGTGTTGTGAGCGTAATCGTTTCTTTAATTCATTCATTTAA
- a CDS encoding IucA/IucC family protein, with protein sequence MIEINQQQWQEVNNQLNAKIISELHYEELLELNVKDIVNNTQESKSQVKMAQKKTVCYQWNTAQITWEFQAKKHIWGNIIIDDNSLSRNGKKNINTAELLKDIANDIKLDNIILGNLIEEIQQTLYADLQSMKSLKKYTRSALLDLSGVALQAVLKGHPKALANKGRLGWGTSELAQYAPEYGQHFQLHFIAIKKTLTTIGIERSLKETHYQTLVRMLTELMSPQQMESVFKTLEEQHISLEKYWIIPTHPWQFQHYITSQFTALLADKSIIDLGITGDYYQAQQSIRTLSNITRPKRNDVKLPITILNTSCYRGIPGKYITSGAELSEFIQQRCDQDSFLKKSNFKVLKEWAGIHVTNPNQVDIKQTPYRYNEMLGVILRQSPAAILAENQQDKLAAALMQNDANGHSLIAQYIEASGLDINAWLTKLFDRTVIPLYHLMCQYGIALVSHGQNLTLLMENHIPVGLAIKDFHGDLRIVDEDFPEHAELPAHIVQQLTKLPAQYLLHDLYTGHFVTVLRFVSPLLEEQLDYSEQDFYQLLAQRIVKYQAQFPALAIRFKQFDLLAEKVEKICINRVRFNIGYQDTSERLLPVLGQPLNNPLFPDTVLTS encoded by the coding sequence ATGATAGAAATTAATCAGCAACAATGGCAGGAAGTGAATAATCAATTAAATGCTAAAATCATCAGTGAATTACATTATGAAGAATTGCTTGAACTGAATGTAAAAGACATTGTTAACAATACACAAGAAAGTAAAAGCCAAGTGAAAATGGCGCAAAAAAAGACGGTTTGTTATCAATGGAACACAGCGCAGATCACATGGGAATTTCAGGCTAAAAAACATATTTGGGGCAATATCATTATCGATGATAATTCGCTATCTCGTAATGGTAAAAAAAATATCAATACCGCTGAGCTACTTAAAGATATTGCCAATGACATTAAATTAGACAATATAATTTTAGGTAATTTAATCGAAGAAATTCAGCAAACGTTATATGCTGATTTACAATCAATGAAGTCTCTTAAAAAATACACAAGATCTGCTCTACTCGATTTATCTGGTGTTGCATTACAAGCCGTTTTAAAAGGTCACCCGAAAGCACTCGCCAACAAAGGACGTTTAGGCTGGGGAACATCTGAATTGGCACAATATGCCCCTGAATATGGGCAACATTTTCAATTGCATTTTATTGCCATTAAAAAAACATTAACCACCATTGGTATTGAAAGAAGCCTAAAAGAAACGCACTATCAAACGCTAGTGCGTATGTTGACAGAGCTAATGTCACCACAGCAGATGGAGAGCGTGTTTAAAACACTAGAAGAACAGCATATTTCACTAGAAAAATATTGGATAATTCCAACTCATCCTTGGCAATTTCAGCATTATATTACTTCTCAATTTACAGCTTTATTGGCTGATAAAAGTATCATTGATTTAGGGATCACTGGTGATTATTACCAAGCGCAACAGTCAATTCGCACACTATCGAATATAACGCGACCTAAAAGAAATGATGTAAAACTGCCTATCACTATTTTAAACACTTCTTGCTACCGAGGTATCCCAGGTAAATATATTACCTCTGGTGCAGAATTATCTGAATTTATTCAACAGCGTTGTGATCAAGATAGTTTTCTTAAAAAATCAAACTTTAAAGTACTAAAAGAATGGGCGGGTATCCATGTCACGAATCCGAATCAAGTCGATATTAAACAAACACCTTATCGTTACAATGAAATGTTAGGCGTTATTTTAAGACAAAGTCCTGCGGCGATTTTAGCAGAAAATCAACAAGACAAATTAGCAGCGGCTTTAATGCAGAATGATGCAAATGGTCATAGTTTAATAGCACAATATATTGAAGCAAGTGGTCTCGACATTAACGCTTGGTTAACCAAACTATTTGATAGAACAGTTATTCCGCTTTATCATCTGATGTGCCAATATGGGATTGCGTTAGTCTCTCATGGGCAAAACCTAACGTTATTAATGGAAAATCATATTCCTGTTGGTTTGGCGATCAAAGATTTCCATGGAGATTTACGCATTGTAGATGAGGACTTTCCAGAACATGCTGAGTTACCAGCACATATCGTGCAGCAGCTGACTAAACTGCCTGCTCAATATTTATTACACGACTTATATACTGGCCATTTTGTTACAGTATTACGGTTTGTGTCACCTTTACTTGAAGAGCAACTCGATTACAGCGAACAAGATTTTTATCAATTACTGGCACAAAGAATAGTAAAATACCAAGCGCAGTTTCCAGCATTAGCAATACGCTTTAAACAGTTTGATTTACTCGCTGAAAAAGTTGAAAAAATTTGCATAAATCGAGTCCGTTTTAATATTGGTTACCAAGATACTAGCGAACGTTTATTGCCAGTGCTGGGACAACCTCTCAATAATCCCCTATTCCCTGATACTGTATTGACATCTTAA
- a CDS encoding HlyU family transcriptional regulator — MGFLSGLASLFSSNTSHSTEQASVEESIEYKGFTITPNPMNEGGQYRLSAIIEKEVNEVVLSHTFIRSDVIASRDDCIEMTIRKAKIAIDQMGESIFN, encoded by the coding sequence ATGGGTTTTTTATCTGGTTTAGCATCTCTCTTTTCAAGCAATACAAGTCATTCAACAGAGCAAGCGTCGGTAGAAGAAAGTATTGAATATAAAGGATTTACCATTACGCCTAATCCAATGAATGAAGGGGGACAATACCGACTCTCTGCCATTATTGAAAAGGAAGTAAACGAGGTTGTTTTATCACACACTTTTATCCGCTCAGATGTGATTGCAAGCCGAGATGATTGTATCGAAATGACTATTAGAAAAGCTAAAATTGCCATCGATCAGATGGGGGAATCTATTTTTAATTAA
- a CDS encoding glutathione S-transferase family protein, whose product MNIIYTLYWDRGGANMATHAVLEALGVPYKLIEIDLTKQMQKTPEYLAINPNGKVPTLQHNDQVIYESSAILMYILDQHPESGLAPALNSPKRGYYYQYLIWMSNTLQEAVDRWAHPENYISGDVNLKQIKEKGNQVLARCWDILNTDLGKKGPWLLGDELSGADFHLFMITYWSHGYDSRAEDWPNLRKHIQAMLKLDSVQKMMAQEGLAFEC is encoded by the coding sequence ATAAATATTATTTATACATTATATTGGGATCGTGGTGGTGCAAATATGGCCACTCATGCGGTATTAGAAGCGTTAGGTGTACCTTATAAGTTGATTGAAATTGACTTAACGAAACAAATGCAAAAAACGCCTGAGTATTTAGCTATTAACCCAAATGGTAAGGTGCCGACGTTACAGCATAATGACCAAGTGATTTATGAATCCTCTGCAATATTGATGTATATATTGGATCAACATCCAGAGTCTGGTTTAGCGCCTGCACTCAACTCCCCTAAACGAGGTTACTATTACCAATACTTAATTTGGATGTCTAATACATTACAAGAAGCGGTTGACCGTTGGGCTCATCCTGAGAATTATATTAGTGGTGATGTTAACTTGAAACAAATTAAGGAGAAAGGCAATCAAGTATTAGCACGTTGTTGGGATATTCTTAATACAGATCTAGGCAAAAAAGGACCATGGCTTTTAGGTGATGAGTTAAGTGGTGCTGACTTCCATCTGTTTATGATTACTTATTGGAGTCACGGATACGATAGTCGAGCTGAAGATTGGCCAAATCTACGTAAACATATTCAAGCAATGCTCAAATTAGATTCTGTTCAAAAAATGATGGCTCAAGAAGGATTAGCTTTCGAGTGTTAA
- a CDS encoding glutathione S-transferase — translation MELIVGKNSTWSLRVWICGQLTNIDFNIKVIDLTDADYKAQVLTFSPSGLVPALVDDSLVIHDSLAIVEYLNEESNGELFPDTVNERAIARSLCSELHSGFMNLRGQCSFTLEKLSPLSTLNDGIKNEISRIETIFEQARLPYMFEKVGAVDAFYSILAYRLKTYGIVLNGKAGDYQQSLLDWEFLQDAIKQAKVWESK, via the coding sequence ATGGAATTAATCGTCGGTAAAAATTCAACATGGTCACTTAGAGTTTGGATATGCGGCCAATTAACGAATATAGATTTTAATATTAAGGTCATTGATTTAACGGATGCAGACTATAAAGCACAAGTATTGACCTTTTCACCATCAGGTTTAGTGCCTGCACTCGTTGATGATTCATTAGTTATTCATGATTCTTTAGCCATTGTTGAATATTTGAATGAAGAGTCGAACGGCGAGCTTTTTCCTGACACTGTGAATGAAAGGGCGATCGCCAGAAGTTTGTGCAGTGAGTTGCACTCCGGTTTTATGAATTTAAGAGGACAATGTTCTTTTACTTTAGAAAAACTAAGCCCGCTATCAACCTTGAATGATGGCATTAAAAATGAAATATCAAGAATAGAAACTATCTTTGAACAAGCTCGTTTGCCATATATGTTTGAAAAGGTAGGTGCAGTTGATGCCTTCTATTCAATTTTAGCGTATAGATTAAAAACATACGGTATCGTATTGAATGGTAAAGCGGGTGACTATCAACAAAGTTTGCTTGATTGGGAATTTTTGCAAGATGCTATCAAGCAAGCCAAAGTATGGGAAAGTAAGTAA